TCTCAGCAAAACTTTTAGGCTTTGATGCGCCATCTGAAAACTCGTTAGATTCTGTTTCAGATCGTGATTTTGCTATTGAATTTGCCGCAGATGCCTCGATTTTATCCATGCATCTTTCACGTTTTTCAGAAGAGTTAGTGCTTTGGGCAACGCCGGCATTTGATTTTATTAATTTGCCAGATCGTTTCTGTACCGGTTCTTCCATCATGCCGCAGAAGAAAAATCCGGATGTACCAGAGTTAGTCCGTGGGAAAACTGGCCGTGTTTATGGTCATCTCTTCTCTCTTTTAACATTAATGAAGAGCCAGCCGCTTGCTTATAATAAAGATAACCAAGAAGATAAAGAACCGCTATTTGATATTGTCGATACAGTATTAGGTTGCGTGCGTGCATTTGCCGATATGATTCCTGCGATCTCTAGTAAAAAAGCACAAATGTATGAGCGCACAAAGTTAGGTTTCTCAACAGCAACAGACCTAGCAGACTACTTAGTGCGTAAAGGCATGCCTTTTAGAAATGCGCATGAAGTTGTGGGTAATGCGGTTCGTTTAGGCGTTGAAACAGAGCGTGATTTAGCGGACATGGAACTTTCAGAATTACAGCAGTTCTCAGATCTAATTGGGGCTGATGTGTTTGAATACTTAACCCTAGAAGGATCGGTTGCTGCACGTAATCATCATGGTGGTACAGCGCCAGCGCAAGTGCTAGCAGCAATATCTCGTGCGAAAGCGATTATCTAAGTAGGATATTCAATATATAATTGTTCATTGATCATTAACGGCGTTAATGGTAAAAATGAAAGGTTAATAGTCACCATAAGGGATAGAGAATCTATCCCTTAATCAATTTTAGAGAATTTAATCCCCTATGCTAATGAAAAGATAGGTGAGAACCGAGAGGCTAAGGTTTTTCGGCGCTAACTGTTCGATTCTTTGGGAAATCAATTATTGCGGCAACTAGCTGAGAAGAGGCACTTTACTGATGAGTTTTTTGAAAAATATTAGAGCATGGCAACGTCATTTCGTGCTGATGCTTCTCATTTTGATTGTTGCAGGATGCGCTAGCGCTCCTAGACCTACTTCTCGGGTGGAATTTCCTGAGCCAAAGGCAATGGCACCGATGATTAATTTTTGGACGCATGTCTATTCTCGGTGGGATACGGATGTCGTTGCATTCCATGATAACCGTTATTTAGAGGTGGTTTATGAACTCTCTCCTATTCGTCAAGGCGATCGTATGACATGGGATACCATTTCTGAACTGATTCAAGATGACCTTTTGGTGATTGAAGAGGCGATGTTAAACCCTAGACCTTTAACAAGTAATCAAGAACGTATTAAAAAGATGCTGCTTAAAGCAGGGGGGCCTGAGGCTTTAATTGGAGCTTCGGAAAGGTTACGGGGACAAAGAGGTCTTAAATCAGAGTTTCGCCGTGGTTTAGAGCGAAGTCA
The nucleotide sequence above comes from Ignatzschineria rhizosphaerae. Encoded proteins:
- the argH gene encoding argininosuccinate lyase; this encodes MSNKVNKQWGGRFSESTDAFVQAFTGSVNFDQRMYAEDIAGSLAHAEMLSTQGILTEEDFKLIKEGLAAVKKEIEAGEFPWSIELEDVHMNIESSLTEKIGIAGKRLHTGRSRNDQVATDIRLWLRNQLDLIDAELKRLQEGILEVAEKEHDTIMPGFTHLQVAQPITFGHHLMAWFEMIKRDRSRFQDCRKRLNISPLGAAALAGTTYPIDRHLSAKLLGFDAPSENSLDSVSDRDFAIEFAADASILSMHLSRFSEELVLWATPAFDFINLPDRFCTGSSIMPQKKNPDVPELVRGKTGRVYGHLFSLLTLMKSQPLAYNKDNQEDKEPLFDIVDTVLGCVRAFADMIPAISSKKAQMYERTKLGFSTATDLADYLVRKGMPFRNAHEVVGNAVRLGVETERDLADMELSELQQFSDLIGADVFEYLTLEGSVAARNHHGGTAPAQVLAAISRAKAII